A DNA window from Labrys wisconsinensis contains the following coding sequences:
- the fba gene encoding class II fructose-bisphosphate aldolase (catalyzes the reversible aldol condensation of dihydroxyacetonephosphate and glyceraldehyde 3-phosphate in the Calvin cycle, glycolysis, and/or gluconeogenesis): MARITLRQLLDHAAEQGYGVPAFNINNMEQVLAIMMAAQETDAPVILQASRGARSYAGDIMLEKMVEAAEAMFPGIPICLHQDHGNDEATCLSAIQHGFTSVMMDGSLKADAKTPADYGYNLDITARVTAMAHKVGVSVEGELGVLGSLESGQGEAEDGHGAEGKLSHDQLLTDPDQAVDFVARTGVDALAIAMGTSHGAYKFSRKPDGAILAMHVVKAIHARLPGIHLVMHGSSSVPQELQEEFNRYGGEMPQTWGVPVEEIQTGIRFGVRKVNIDTDCRLAMAAQIRRVAVQKASEFDPRKFLQPSIEALKLLCRQRYEAFGTAGQASKIKTLSLAEMARRYRSGTLDPRIGVDAAA; the protein is encoded by the coding sequence ATGGCCCGCATCACGCTTCGACAATTGCTGGATCACGCTGCCGAGCAGGGCTACGGCGTGCCGGCCTTCAACATCAACAACATGGAGCAGGTGCTCGCCATCATGATGGCGGCGCAGGAGACGGATGCGCCCGTCATCCTCCAGGCCTCGCGCGGGGCGCGCAGCTATGCCGGCGACATCATGCTGGAGAAGATGGTGGAGGCGGCCGAGGCGATGTTCCCGGGCATCCCGATCTGCCTGCACCAGGACCACGGCAATGACGAGGCGACCTGCCTGTCGGCCATCCAGCACGGCTTCACCTCCGTCATGATGGACGGCTCCCTCAAGGCGGACGCCAAGACGCCGGCCGACTACGGCTACAACCTCGACATCACCGCCCGCGTCACCGCCATGGCGCACAAGGTCGGCGTCTCGGTCGAGGGCGAGCTTGGCGTGCTCGGCTCGCTGGAGAGCGGCCAGGGCGAGGCCGAGGACGGCCACGGCGCCGAAGGCAAGCTGTCGCACGACCAGCTTCTCACCGATCCGGACCAGGCGGTGGATTTCGTGGCGCGGACCGGGGTCGATGCGCTCGCCATCGCCATGGGCACCTCGCACGGCGCCTACAAGTTCTCGCGCAAGCCGGACGGGGCGATCCTGGCCATGCACGTGGTCAAGGCGATCCACGCGCGGCTGCCGGGCATCCATCTCGTGATGCACGGCTCGTCCTCGGTGCCGCAGGAGCTGCAGGAGGAGTTCAACCGCTATGGCGGGGAGATGCCGCAGACCTGGGGCGTGCCGGTGGAGGAGATCCAGACCGGCATCCGGTTCGGCGTGCGCAAGGTCAATATCGACACCGACTGCCGCCTCGCCATGGCGGCGCAGATCCGCCGCGTCGCCGTGCAGAAGGCCTCCGAGTTCGACCCGCGCAAATTCCTGCAGCCCTCGATCGAGGCGCTGAAGCTGCTGTGCCGGCAACGCTACGAGGCGTTCGGCACCGCCGGCCAGGCCTCGAAGATCAAGACCCTGTCGCTGGCCGAGATGGCCCGCCGCTACCGCTCCGGAACCCTCGATCCCCGCATTGGCGTCGATGCAGCCGCCTGA